The Eublepharis macularius isolate TG4126 chromosome 3, MPM_Emac_v1.0, whole genome shotgun sequence genome has a window encoding:
- the PRRG1 gene encoding transmembrane gamma-carboxyglutamic acid protein 1 isoform X2 yields the protein MDRVFITDAKANSVLKRYPRANVLLEELKQGNIERECIEERCDYEEAREAFENDEKTREFWKSYTTGMHGEINTGYNRKKHLKAMDILQDI from the exons ATGGATAGAG tctTCATCACAGATGCTAAAGCAAATTCTGTCCTAAAAAGATATCCACGAGCAAATGTACTTTTGGAAGAACTTAAACAAGGAAACATTGAACGTGAATGCATAGAAGAACGCTGTGACTATGAAGAGGCAAGAGAAGCTTTTGAAAATGATGAGAAAACT AGGGAGTTCTGGAAAAGTTACACAACAGGAATGCATGGAGAAATTAACACTGGATATAACAG GAAGAAACATTTGAAGGCAATGGACATTCTCCAGGATATCTGA
- the PRRG1 gene encoding transmembrane gamma-carboxyglutamic acid protein 1 isoform X1: protein MDRVFITDAKANSVLKRYPRANVLLEELKQGNIERECIEERCDYEEAREAFENDEKTREFWKSYTTGMHGEINTGYNRYPFYLVFPLIIGLLIILIIIFVTWRCLLKKKMRRRSMYAHSRTREATGDRGVTDGRSPLPLPLSILHSPQEETFEGNGHSPGYLSYTDGHSDSVSTRLSNCDPPPSYEEVAGENGMRRNETTNPLDPPPQYEDIVNASLVNDISVPFVATGIK, encoded by the exons ATGGATAGAG tctTCATCACAGATGCTAAAGCAAATTCTGTCCTAAAAAGATATCCACGAGCAAATGTACTTTTGGAAGAACTTAAACAAGGAAACATTGAACGTGAATGCATAGAAGAACGCTGTGACTATGAAGAGGCAAGAGAAGCTTTTGAAAATGATGAGAAAACT AGGGAGTTCTGGAAAAGTTACACAACAGGAATGCATGGAGAAATTAACACTGGATATAACAGGTATCCATTTTACCTTGTTTTCCCATTAATCATTGGCCTTCTCATTATTCTCATCATCATCTTTGTCACATGGAGATGTCTCCTCAAAAAGAAAATGCGTAGACGATCCATGTATGCACACAGCAGAACCAGGGAAGCCACAGGTGACAGAGGTGTTACTGATGGGAGAAGTCCTCTTCCTTTGCCACTCAGCATTCTTCATTCCCCTCAGGAAGAAACATTTGAAGGCAATGGACATTCTCCAGGATATCTGAGCTACACAGATGGACATTCAGACTCTGTTTCAACAAGGCTGTCAAATTGTGACCCACCTCCGTCATATGAAGAAGTTGCTGGTGAAAATGGCATGAGGAGAAATGAAACCACAAATCCCTTGGATCCACCTCCACAATATGAAGACATAGTGAATGCTAGTTTGGTTAATGACATTTCAGTACCTTTTGTTGCCACAGGTATCAAGTGA